The following is a genomic window from Candidatus Thermoplasmatota archaeon.
TGACTGCCCTGGCGGCCTTGGCCTTCCTCTCGACGCTCGGAAGGGAAATCACGAAGGACATAGAGGATCTGAGGGGCGACCGGGACAGGACGACGCTCCCGATGTCGCTGGGCCTTGGCAGGTCCGCGAACCTCGCCCGACTTTTCTATGCCATCGCCATTGTCTTGAGCCTCGTTCTCTTCTTCATGGGAACGTTCGGACTATCCTATCTCGGGTTGGTGTTGGTGGCGGACACCGTTTTCATTGCAAGCATGGCCTACATGACTGGCAATCCGTCACTGTCCTCGAACCTGTCAAAAGCGGCGATGGTTCTCGCACTCACGGCTTTCTTGTTTGGCGGGTTGGGAGTTGGGATCTAGGGAACCACTTGCAGGTGTACCCATGAGACTGATTGTTGTCGACGGCTTGGATGGCGCGGGAAAAGACACAGTCGCTGACATGATCGTGGAGGGGCTGAGCGCAACTGGTCACACGGTCTCGGTCCTGAGTCATCCGACCTCCAGGCCTGTCGGAGTGATGGCGTCCAATGCCCTTCTTAAGCGCGGTCTTCTCGCACACGTCTTCGCTTCCCTTTTCTTCGGATTGGATATCCTGTCCTCCGTCAGGGAGATCCGAAGAGAGGAATCAGATTACGTCGTGTTCGTGAGGTACATAATGGGCTCCGCCTACCTCCCCAAAGGACTTCACACTCTCGTGCACAACGCCCTTGGCAAGAGCATGCCGAAGGCGCACCAGATGCTGTTCATCGATGCGGAGCCGGAGATAGCCATGAAGAGGATCAAGGAACGCAAGAACGGGCGAGAGATGTTTGAGAACCTCAGCTCTCTCGTGGCAGTCAGAAGAAGAGCATTCTCCCTGGTCAACAGTGATTGGATAGTCGTGAGGAACAACGGAAGTCTGTCCGAGCTTGAACAGAACCTCGCTCCTTACTCAAAGACGCCTATGGAAAAATAGAAGGAAAGATGGAGAAGCTCTCGCTTTCGGGGTATTAAGGAAACAACGCATCTGCAGCCCGATTCCCATGCGTATGCCCGCTTTGGCGCTCCGTGTACCAGATTCTTAGTGCACGACTGGCTGCAAGGAATCCCCTGAGAAACGAAGGAGCCAGCCACAATGTTTTTATACATCCAGCAACAGAATTATACATTACGGTTGTGTGAGGATGACTAGACTGATCAAAACGGACAGCGAGATACTGAACCTTGTTCTTAGGTCCCTCTACGTGAATGAAGTCTGGGAGAACGGCTTTCATTATGAGGAGGTGCATGAACTCCCGCTTCCCGAACCAGAGGACGAATAGGGACAATCAGGGCACACTGCCTCTCTCGAGATGAGTGGCCGTGTTCTCCAACTCCTTTATCTTCGCCCTTAGCGTCGCTGCCTTTGCCTCCATTCGCGAGACCTTGAGCCTGAGCCTGGCCGCTTTCGATCTGAGGTTGGCGGCTCGTGCTCTGTTTCTTGCCAGGGCCTTTACATTCTTCGCCTTCTCGACCGCTGCCATTCAGTTCCTGAATGGGGCTGGTGTATAAAATACTGGTCTTGAGTAGATTCTTATAATGACCGGGGATTAGTCACGCTGTGAAGGTCCACTTCGAAGCATTTGGATGCACACTCAACAAGGGCGAGTCGCACCGAATGGCCGAGAAGGCTTGCAAGGAGGGCTTCGGACTGGCCGAAACGCCAGACAAGTCAGACTGCATCGTCATATCGACGTGCACCGTCATCGAGACGACAGAGAGAAAGATGCTCAAGAGAATCTCGGAGCTAGCGGGCCTGAGAAAAC
Proteins encoded in this region:
- a CDS encoding thymidylate kinase; amino-acid sequence: MRLIVVDGLDGAGKDTVADMIVEGLSATGHTVSVLSHPTSRPVGVMASNALLKRGLLAHVFASLFFGLDILSSVREIRREESDYVVFVRYIMGSAYLPKGLHTLVHNALGKSMPKAHQMLFIDAEPEIAMKRIKERKNGREMFENLSSLVAVRRRAFSLVNSDWIVVRNNGSLSELEQNLAPYSKTPMEK